A section of the Methanoregula formicica SMSP genome encodes:
- a CDS encoding zinc ribbon domain-containing protein, with amino-acid sequence MKLGKNIHYVHSHSTKNCTKHYKEGKHWKLKKAKTRKRKKFKSALHTICRQIVSFAEALDRGIPVIYVNPEYMSKRCSRCGHFGRRTRKHFEARTAVLSRTPK; translated from the coding sequence ATGAAACTCGGGAAAAACATCCACTATGTCCATTCGCACTCCACAAAAAACTGCACAAAACACTACAAAGAAGGAAAACACTGGAAACTCAAAAAAGCCAAGACCCGCAAACGAAAAAAATTCAAGTCGGCACTCCATACCATCTGCCGTCAGATCGTTTCCTTTGCCGAGGCGCTCGATCGCGGGATCCCGGTCATCTACGTGAACCCGGAGTATATGTCCAAGCGGTGCAGCCGCTGCGGGCACTTCGGGCGGAGGACACGGAAGCATTTCGAGGCCCGTACTGCGGTTTTGTCGCGCACGCCGAAGTGA
- a CDS encoding YeeE/YedE thiosulfate transporter family protein, producing MIEWFTMASWSPYLAGAGIGVLIWTVFVLSDHPLGCSTGFSSTAGMVEAGLSGGKTREMPYYQKFVPCIDWYWVLIIGIVIGAFLSSFLSGTFGIVAVPPFFAAAVGPDAAFRFAAALIGGILVGLGARWAGGCTSGHGISGTLQLALSSWVAAACFFIGGILVAGLLFGFRFP from the coding sequence ATGATCGAATGGTTCACCATGGCAAGCTGGTCACCGTACCTTGCCGGCGCGGGGATCGGGGTCCTGATCTGGACAGTATTTGTGCTCTCCGACCACCCGCTTGGGTGCTCAACGGGCTTCTCGAGCACGGCCGGCATGGTAGAGGCGGGGCTCTCGGGCGGGAAGACACGGGAGATGCCGTATTACCAAAAGTTCGTCCCGTGCATTGACTGGTACTGGGTGCTCATTATCGGGATTGTGATCGGAGCGTTCCTCTCGTCATTCTTGTCCGGCACGTTCGGAATCGTAGCGGTGCCCCCGTTCTTTGCTGCGGCCGTTGGGCCGGATGCGGCATTCCGGTTCGCTGCTGCACTCATCGGGGGGATCCTTGTCGGCCTTGGGGCACGCTGGGCCGGGGGCTGCACCTCCGGGCACGGCATCTCGGGAACACTCCAGCTCGCCCTCTCAAGCTGGGTTGCGGCTGCCTGCTTCTTCATCGGAGGGATCCTGGTGGCGGGGCTGCTGTTCGGGTTCCGGTTCCCGTGA
- the argH gene encoding argininosuccinate lyase, translating into MRTDVVRRGRLSGERDSDMQEFLSSMDADRYLAEADLLVDIAHVLMLDRQKINERKTTKQILKVLLKLADKGIPEDVFDDRFEDVHAGIESLVIEAAGPEAGGRMHMARSRNDEVATCIRIALREKLLFQMILIAGLRDILLELAEKHTENIMPGFTHLQHAQPTTLAHHLLAYEQAFSRDFDRLKDAYARVNLCPLGAAAFASTGYPIDREYTASLLGFDGLVENSMDAVATRDFALETLADLSIHMANTSRLCEELVIWSTSFVKFVEMDDTYCSTSSIMPQKKNPDTAEIMRAKTGTVFGSLAAAFTITKGLPMSYNRDLQELTPNLWRGVHSAGISTWILLGMLETAKFDTKRMREEAGQGFSTATELADTLVRSYDIPFRTAHSIVGRAVQKGSLTLATLEKAATEVAPGISLKKMGLTQKEITEVLDAGYSVAVRDIIGGPAPKATKKAIAARKKQAAKDSELIREKFTNQKKRSTDLTDTARRLVA; encoded by the coding sequence ATGCGAACGGATGTTGTGAGGCGGGGGCGCCTCTCCGGAGAGCGGGACTCCGACATGCAGGAGTTCCTCTCCTCGATGGACGCGGACCGCTATCTCGCGGAGGCCGACCTGCTCGTGGACATTGCCCACGTGCTGATGCTCGACCGGCAGAAGATCAATGAGCGGAAGACCACAAAGCAGATCCTTAAGGTGCTGCTGAAGCTCGCCGACAAGGGGATACCGGAGGACGTCTTCGACGATCGGTTCGAGGACGTGCACGCGGGGATCGAGTCACTTGTCATCGAAGCTGCGGGGCCGGAAGCCGGGGGACGGATGCACATGGCCCGGTCGAGAAATGACGAGGTCGCGACCTGCATCCGGATCGCCCTGCGGGAGAAACTGCTCTTCCAGATGATCCTCATTGCGGGGCTGCGGGACATCCTCCTTGAGCTTGCAGAGAAGCACACGGAGAATATCATGCCGGGGTTCACCCACCTCCAGCACGCCCAGCCAACTACCCTTGCCCATCACCTCCTTGCCTACGAACAGGCATTCAGCCGGGACTTCGACCGGCTGAAGGACGCGTACGCCCGCGTCAACCTGTGCCCGCTGGGCGCAGCCGCGTTCGCCTCCACCGGCTACCCCATTGACCGGGAGTACACCGCATCTCTCCTCGGGTTCGACGGGCTTGTCGAGAACAGCATGGACGCTGTCGCCACCCGGGACTTCGCGCTCGAAACCCTTGCCGATCTCTCCATCCACATGGCGAACACGAGCCGGCTCTGCGAGGAGCTTGTGATCTGGAGCACCTCGTTTGTGAAGTTCGTGGAGATGGACGACACCTACTGCTCCACCTCGTCCATCATGCCCCAGAAGAAGAACCCGGACACCGCCGAGATCATGCGGGCGAAGACCGGCACGGTCTTTGGTTCTCTTGCAGCCGCGTTCACCATCACAAAGGGCCTGCCGATGAGTTACAACCGCGACCTCCAGGAACTGACGCCAAACCTCTGGCGCGGGGTGCACAGCGCGGGGATCAGCACGTGGATCCTCCTTGGCATGCTCGAGACCGCGAAATTTGACACAAAGCGGATGCGGGAGGAGGCAGGACAGGGCTTCTCCACGGCAACGGAACTTGCCGACACGCTCGTGCGCTCGTACGACATCCCGTTCCGCACGGCACACTCGATCGTAGGCCGGGCGGTGCAGAAGGGCAGCCTCACGCTTGCAACCCTCGAAAAGGCAGCCACCGAAGTTGCACCGGGAATTTCACTGAAGAAGATGGGGCTCACCCAGAAAGAGATAACCGAAGTCCTTGATGCAGGCTATTCGGTTGCTGTCCGGGACATTATCGGCGGACCGGCGCCGAAGGCGACAAAGAAGGCAATTGCCGCCCGGAAGAAACAGGCAGCAAAGGACAGTGAACTCATCCGGGAAAAGTTCACGAACCAAAAAAAGAGATCCACTGACCTCACCGACACAGCACGGAGGCTGGTAGCATAA
- a CDS encoding potassium channel family protein: MKQISFRFRVYIMVFLSVVCLGTLGISLAEGMHPFDAFYFLIVTVATVGYGDIHPGRSRARSSRLPSSPE, from the coding sequence ATGAAACAGATCTCGTTCCGGTTCCGTGTCTATATCATGGTCTTCCTCTCGGTAGTATGCCTCGGAACTCTCGGCATCAGCCTTGCGGAAGGGATGCATCCCTTTGACGCCTTCTATTTTCTCATCGTAACCGTCGCGACCGTGGGCTACGGTGACATCCATCCCGGACGGTCCCGGGCAAGATCCTCACGCTTGCCATCATCACCGGAGTAG
- a CDS encoding nitroreductase family protein, whose protein sequence is MDSSDFYAFLAGRASVRDFTGEPVSGEDLDYLLKCASTAPSAGNLEAWDVVVVTEEETREALAEAAFNQEHVGQAPLILIVCSNYVRSMSRYGERGILYALEDATIACTYMMLAARARGLESCWTGAFDDEGVREVLDLPQHLRPVALLVVGKGKEPAQSPPRMAVGEHVHHENW, encoded by the coding sequence ATGGACTCCTCTGATTTTTACGCGTTCCTTGCCGGGCGGGCATCGGTCCGGGACTTTACGGGCGAGCCCGTATCGGGAGAGGATCTCGATTACCTCCTGAAATGCGCAAGCACCGCCCCGAGCGCTGGGAACCTGGAGGCGTGGGACGTGGTTGTGGTGACGGAAGAGGAGACCCGGGAAGCACTCGCTGAGGCCGCATTTAACCAGGAGCATGTCGGGCAGGCACCGCTCATCCTTATTGTCTGCTCGAACTATGTCCGCTCCATGTCGCGGTACGGGGAGAGGGGGATCCTCTATGCGCTGGAAGACGCAACGATCGCCTGCACGTATATGATGCTTGCCGCCCGGGCCCGGGGCCTCGAAAGCTGCTGGACCGGTGCGTTCGACGATGAGGGCGTACGCGAGGTCCTGGACCTGCCGCAACACCTCCGGCCTGTTGCCCTGCTGGTCGTGGGGAAGGGAAAAGAGCCCGCACAGTCGCCGCCACGGATGGCTGTCGGGGAGCACGTACATCACGAGAACTGGTGA
- the gatD gene encoding Glu-tRNA(Gln) amidotransferase subunit GatD has product MTTEFVSGDIVQCAYGGKLLEGIYITGRDGMAVIKLGSGYNIGVPPQACTFVERPAPARVKPYEVTQNSSLPNLSIVSTGGTIASRIDYRTGSVTSQFNASDILVAIPELASIANYRTIPLATILSENMTPAIWQQLARAVYEEIKRGAKGIIVTHGTDTMAYSAAALSFMLDTPVPIVFVGSQRSADRPSSDNAMNAVCAAAAATSDLGEVAVVMHATTNDDTCAIHRGTRVRKMHTSRRDAFRSLGADAIGSIEYSSRKVTLAPDAVKRGTHKLALRDQLDPHCALIQFFPGLSPDILKAYEGYHGLVIAGTGLGHTSTALIPGLKRLAEGGTLIVMTSQCMHGRVCDRVYDTGRDLLAAGVIEGGDMLPEAALVKLMWVLGNEKDKTKAAAMMQTALKGECTRRSGHGL; this is encoded by the coding sequence ATAACAACAGAGTTCGTATCCGGGGATATCGTACAGTGTGCCTATGGCGGAAAGCTGCTGGAGGGGATTTACATCACCGGGCGGGACGGCATGGCCGTCATCAAGCTCGGATCGGGCTACAATATCGGCGTGCCGCCACAGGCCTGCACGTTCGTGGAGCGCCCGGCACCTGCCAGAGTAAAACCATACGAGGTTACGCAGAACAGCAGCCTCCCCAATCTTTCGATCGTCTCGACGGGCGGCACGATAGCAAGCCGGATCGACTACCGCACCGGCTCGGTCACGAGCCAGTTCAATGCAAGCGACATCCTTGTTGCCATCCCGGAACTTGCCTCGATTGCCAATTACCGGACGATCCCGCTCGCCACCATCCTCTCGGAGAATATGACGCCCGCCATCTGGCAGCAGCTGGCCCGGGCGGTGTACGAGGAGATCAAAAGGGGCGCAAAGGGCATCATCGTCACCCACGGTACCGACACCATGGCGTACAGCGCTGCAGCGCTCAGCTTCATGCTCGACACCCCGGTGCCGATCGTCTTTGTCGGTTCGCAGCGCTCGGCCGACCGGCCTTCGAGCGACAATGCCATGAACGCGGTCTGTGCGGCGGCAGCAGCAACAAGCGATCTCGGCGAGGTCGCAGTCGTGATGCACGCGACCACGAACGACGACACCTGCGCTATCCACCGGGGCACCCGGGTCCGCAAGATGCACACCTCCCGGCGCGATGCATTCCGGAGCCTCGGTGCTGACGCCATCGGGAGCATTGAGTACTCTTCACGGAAGGTGACGCTTGCTCCGGATGCGGTCAAACGCGGGACGCACAAACTGGCCCTCCGCGACCAGCTCGACCCGCACTGCGCCCTCATCCAGTTCTTCCCGGGATTGTCACCCGATATCCTGAAGGCGTACGAGGGATACCACGGGCTCGTCATTGCAGGAACGGGGCTCGGGCATACGAGCACAGCGCTCATCCCCGGGCTGAAACGCCTCGCAGAGGGCGGGACGCTCATTGTCATGACCTCGCAGTGCATGCACGGCCGGGTCTGCGACCGGGTGTACGACACCGGCCGCGACCTGCTTGCTGCCGGCGTCATCGAGGGCGGCGACATGCTTCCCGAGGCGGCACTCGTCAAGCTGATGTGGGTGCTGGGCAATGAGAAGGACAAAACGAAAGCGGCTGCCATGATGCAGACCGCTCTCAAAGGCGAGTGCACGCGGAGGAGCGGCCATGGATTATAA
- a CDS encoding DUF2070 family protein — MSQGHDVRLGQLTKYIFTAPTWQRSLILIILLGLIIDGANARAWLSLPSSGIIAFPVPDLLSDLFPLPEKFLFSGTIAFTIPAIAAFVLTKPIIEWSGKTMTWNRSALLALACTVFAVIITLASIAVSITHLPLFYAISLGFIFGLRLFVLVAIADYRVPWMVLPAITQSGIGILAGMLLFSSSFAIFALVLHLVFGLGFAILIWMIERPLKKAFKIRGLAFINAFIAHMTDGSKGMEDFFREIGEEIFVPQVSFFFRRGKKKSVMFTVPNLHPGPMGEIGGGNLPKILHESMEDETLVAHGCATHDFNLVSESESNKVIAALKESRTNLAYSAGTGRSAIVTVGTVTVLCQKFGDSVLLVTTRFPHRTEDVDFSIGSTIMAEGHRWFPHVAVVDAHNCMTDLSSPVLLATLTAQEYQKAAMDAMEVCRAAPLHPFRIGVSQVTVPYTREQGFGDLGIQVMLVEADGQKTAYILIDGNNMAAGVREVILKEVRTLVDNAEVMTTDSHVVNTITGKNPIGLNVQVEEFLPHIMQAVRVAIDDLTPAESAAATAHCEHIVVFGSNRISQLASTVNAMLVFVAPLSLAMLLLAFLLSLVAYAVMV, encoded by the coding sequence ATGTCGCAGGGACACGATGTACGGCTCGGGCAGCTCACGAAATACATCTTCACCGCACCCACGTGGCAGCGGTCGCTCATCTTAATCATCCTCCTCGGCCTTATCATCGACGGAGCGAACGCCCGGGCATGGCTGAGCCTGCCCTCATCGGGGATCATCGCGTTCCCCGTCCCGGACCTCCTCTCCGACCTCTTCCCCCTGCCGGAGAAGTTCCTCTTTTCGGGTACGATCGCGTTCACCATCCCCGCCATTGCCGCATTCGTGCTGACAAAACCGATCATCGAGTGGAGCGGCAAGACCATGACCTGGAACCGCTCGGCCCTGCTTGCGCTTGCCTGCACGGTCTTTGCAGTCATCATCACGCTTGCCTCGATAGCTGTCTCGATTACCCACCTCCCGCTCTTCTATGCCATCTCGCTCGGGTTCATCTTCGGGCTCCGACTCTTCGTGCTGGTCGCTATCGCGGACTACCGCGTGCCGTGGATGGTGCTTCCGGCCATCACGCAGAGTGGAATCGGGATCCTTGCCGGCATGCTCCTTTTCTCCTCCTCGTTTGCCATCTTCGCGCTCGTCCTCCACCTTGTCTTTGGGCTGGGTTTTGCCATCCTCATCTGGATGATCGAGCGCCCGCTGAAAAAAGCATTCAAAATACGGGGGCTCGCGTTCATCAACGCGTTCATCGCCCACATGACGGACGGCTCGAAGGGCATGGAGGACTTCTTCCGGGAGATTGGCGAAGAGATCTTTGTCCCGCAGGTGAGTTTCTTCTTCCGTCGCGGGAAGAAGAAGTCGGTCATGTTCACGGTCCCCAACCTCCATCCCGGGCCCATGGGCGAGATCGGCGGGGGAAACCTCCCCAAAATCCTGCACGAGAGCATGGAGGACGAGACCCTGGTGGCACACGGGTGCGCCACGCACGACTTCAACCTCGTCTCCGAGTCCGAGAGTAACAAGGTGATCGCGGCTTTGAAAGAGTCACGGACGAACCTCGCCTATTCGGCCGGGACGGGCAGGTCTGCGATCGTAACGGTCGGGACGGTCACCGTGCTCTGCCAGAAGTTCGGGGACTCGGTGCTCCTTGTCACGACCCGCTTCCCGCACCGGACCGAAGACGTGGACTTCTCGATCGGATCCACCATCATGGCAGAGGGGCACCGCTGGTTCCCCCATGTTGCGGTCGTGGATGCGCACAACTGCATGACCGATCTTTCGTCGCCGGTCCTCCTCGCCACGCTGACCGCACAGGAGTACCAGAAGGCAGCCATGGATGCGATGGAGGTGTGCCGCGCTGCTCCCCTCCACCCGTTCCGGATCGGCGTCTCGCAGGTCACGGTCCCGTACACCCGGGAGCAGGGCTTCGGGGACCTCGGCATTCAGGTGATGCTTGTGGAGGCAGACGGCCAGAAGACCGCCTACATCTTAATTGACGGCAACAACATGGCAGCCGGTGTCCGTGAGGTTATCCTGAAGGAAGTCCGCACTCTCGTAGACAACGCGGAGGTGATGACCACTGATTCGCACGTCGTGAACACCATCACCGGCAAGAACCCGATAGGGCTGAATGTCCAGGTCGAAGAGTTCCTCCCCCACATCATGCAGGCCGTCCGGGTGGCTATCGACGATCTCACCCCTGCCGAAAGCGCTGCTGCAACGGCGCACTGCGAGCATATCGTGGTCTTCGGCTCCAACCGGATCTCGCAGCTTGCAAGCACGGTAAACGCGATGCTCGTATTCGTTGCGCCGCTCTCGCTTGCGATGCTGCTCCTTGCCTTCCTCCTCTCGCTTGTCGCCTATGCGGTGATGGTCTGA
- a CDS encoding carbohydrate kinase family protein — translation MIHIVGHTAIDHISKVAHLPEKNCSTHITDRQIYYGGGAANIAAGIAMLGEKVTLHSCVGSDFKGSDYDRWMTKLGVGQQFFIVPDAHTPTAFMFTDETGDQMTFFEWGASRAFRTSEAPALPLVHMATADPEFNCRVADKGEFVSFDPGQDVFWYNKEQLDSIISNADILFANQHEVKQMCETLGITRDALIARVGMAIFTMSGDGSTLYTKGKEHFIPVVPVTLADPTGAGDSYRAGFLSAYVREYDPLTCCKIGTVTASHVVEHVGCQTHLPTWDTMEARYKKNFGELPAPKQ, via the coding sequence ATGATCCATATCGTCGGCCACACGGCCATCGACCACATATCGAAAGTAGCCCACTTACCGGAGAAGAACTGCTCGACCCATATCACCGACCGCCAGATCTATTATGGCGGCGGGGCGGCTAATATCGCGGCCGGTATCGCCATGCTCGGTGAGAAGGTAACGCTCCACTCCTGCGTGGGGAGCGACTTTAAAGGCAGCGACTATGACCGGTGGATGACAAAACTCGGCGTTGGCCAGCAGTTCTTTATTGTGCCGGACGCCCACACGCCCACGGCCTTCATGTTCACCGACGAAACGGGCGACCAGATGACCTTCTTTGAATGGGGTGCGTCAAGGGCGTTCCGGACCTCCGAGGCACCGGCCCTCCCGCTCGTCCACATGGCAACCGCAGACCCGGAATTCAACTGCCGAGTTGCCGACAAGGGCGAATTCGTCTCATTCGACCCGGGGCAGGATGTCTTCTGGTACAATAAAGAGCAGCTGGATTCGATCATCTCGAATGCGGACATCCTCTTCGCCAACCAGCACGAAGTGAAGCAGATGTGCGAAACGCTCGGGATCACGAGGGATGCCCTCATTGCCCGGGTCGGCATGGCCATCTTCACCATGAGCGGGGATGGGAGCACGCTCTACACGAAGGGAAAGGAGCACTTCATCCCGGTCGTTCCGGTCACTCTTGCCGATCCCACCGGTGCCGGCGATTCGTACCGGGCCGGGTTCCTCTCCGCGTATGTGCGGGAGTACGACCCGCTTACCTGCTGTAAGATCGGGACTGTTACCGCATCGCATGTCGTAGAACACGTGGGATGCCAGACCCACCTGCCCACGTGGGACACCATGGAAGCCCGGTATAAGAAGAACTTCGGGGAACTGCCGGCCCCAAAACAGTAG
- a CDS encoding DUF5350 domain-containing protein — translation MGKTGTTLWAQVKGVKGQIRLVPKKEGEAKTPGPNQRFKAGAKVQQLDMIAEAQGGRGGARGGRGGRRGGDRSGGSGMNESTANPMIRRHMKRAKVSALGAKAKSSR, via the coding sequence ATGGGCAAGACAGGCACAACCCTCTGGGCTCAGGTAAAAGGCGTAAAGGGCCAGATCCGGCTCGTCCCCAAGAAGGAGGGCGAGGCAAAAACCCCGGGTCCAAACCAGCGCTTCAAGGCAGGAGCAAAAGTACAGCAGCTTGACATGATCGCCGAGGCACAGGGAGGCCGCGGCGGTGCACGTGGCGGACGCGGCGGCAGGCGCGGCGGCGACCGCTCGGGCGGCTCGGGCATGAATGAGTCCACCGCAAACCCCATGATCCGCCGGCACATGAAGCGGGCAAAGGTCTCCGCGCTCGGTGCAAAGGCCAAGTCTTCCCGGTAA
- a CDS encoding diphthine--ammonia ligase yields the protein MSWAALTSGGKDSILSCQKAIDSGKDVRYLVTARPKNRDSYMFHSANLDIVPVIAKVAGIEYVEIATEGNKEEELKDLETGLAALDVEGVVAGAVASEYQAARVKAITDRLELELFTPLWHMDPEALLHEVAERLDARIIVTAAEGLDASFLGARFDDALIRRLKRIAATRRINIAGEGGEYESITLNAPFYSRPVTYATAHVRSENDRHELVLGGFA from the coding sequence ATGAGCTGGGCGGCGCTGACATCCGGAGGAAAAGACTCGATCCTCTCGTGCCAGAAGGCCATTGATAGCGGAAAGGATGTCCGGTATCTCGTAACCGCCCGGCCAAAGAACCGCGACTCCTACATGTTCCACTCGGCAAACCTCGACATTGTGCCGGTCATCGCGAAGGTCGCGGGCATTGAGTACGTGGAGATTGCCACCGAGGGGAACAAGGAGGAGGAACTCAAGGACCTGGAAACAGGCCTTGCAGCGCTCGATGTTGAGGGCGTGGTAGCCGGTGCGGTGGCCTCGGAGTACCAGGCTGCCCGCGTGAAGGCGATCACTGACAGGCTCGAGTTGGAACTATTCACCCCGCTCTGGCACATGGATCCGGAGGCCCTCCTCCATGAGGTGGCAGAGCGGCTGGACGCCCGGATCATCGTCACGGCAGCGGAAGGGCTCGATGCCAGCTTCCTCGGCGCACGGTTTGACGACGCCCTCATCCGCCGGCTCAAACGTATTGCCGCAACCCGACGCATCAACATTGCCGGCGAGGGTGGGGAGTACGAGAGCATCACACTCAATGCCCCGTTCTACTCCCGCCCGGTCACCTACGCGACCGCACACGTCCGGTCGGAAAACGACCGCCACGAACTGGTCCTCGGAGGTTTTGCATAA
- the gatE gene encoding Glu-tRNA(Gln) amidotransferase subunit GatE: MDYKKAGLVAGIEIHQQLDTAEKLFCHCPTTLREIAEHNGEFSRYLRATVSEMGEIDRAAKEEMKSDRKFLYYAYDTTCLVENDEEPPAPMNDEALSVCLTIGKMFGMTPVPQVHTMRKLVIDGSNTSGFQRTALVALNGKLPNSGEIETICLEEEACQRVKDEVFSLDRLGIPLIEITTSPCMHTPEDVQKVAEYIGMVLRSTGKVKRGIGTIRQDVNISIAAGARVEIKGVQELDLIAEVVRREVQRQTNLLAIRDELKGRGATIGATTGTDVTELFKETKSAVLKKAKKIHAIVLPGFAGLVGREIQPERRLGSEMSDYAKKCGVGGIFHTDELPAYGVTAEEVAMIRTHLKAGERDCVIIASGTSEKQASCAIAQVVTRAQIALSDKPVPEETRKMLESGSTAYMRPLPGAARMYPETDVLPVTISEARWNAVKIPELLTARAERYAKEYEIELPYALQLAGSEKLPLFERAVKEGIRAKLAAFTILSTATELRRDGIDIAKIPDQAYLDTWHAVEGGKAAREAIPEIFRSIAAGSSFEESLKKLAPAVSREELEAIVRKIIAERSDFVAQKGKGALGPLMGVVMAEVRGSVDGKLVSEVLRKEIERASGTK, from the coding sequence ATGGATTATAAGAAGGCCGGCCTGGTTGCCGGGATCGAGATCCACCAGCAGCTCGACACAGCGGAGAAGCTCTTCTGCCACTGCCCCACAACGCTCCGCGAGATTGCGGAGCATAACGGCGAGTTCTCGCGCTACCTGCGGGCGACCGTCTCCGAGATGGGCGAGATCGACCGGGCGGCAAAAGAGGAGATGAAGAGCGACCGAAAGTTCCTCTACTATGCGTACGACACCACCTGCCTGGTAGAGAATGACGAGGAGCCCCCGGCACCGATGAACGATGAGGCACTCTCGGTTTGCCTCACCATCGGGAAGATGTTTGGCATGACGCCCGTCCCGCAGGTGCACACGATGAGGAAGCTCGTCATCGACGGCTCCAACACCAGCGGGTTCCAGCGGACGGCGCTCGTTGCCCTGAACGGGAAACTGCCGAACAGCGGGGAGATCGAGACGATCTGCCTCGAGGAGGAGGCCTGCCAGCGGGTGAAGGACGAGGTCTTTTCCCTGGACCGGCTCGGCATCCCCTTAATCGAGATCACCACATCGCCCTGCATGCACACTCCCGAGGATGTGCAGAAGGTGGCGGAGTATATCGGCATGGTGCTCCGCTCAACGGGCAAGGTCAAGCGCGGCATCGGGACGATCCGGCAGGACGTCAACATCTCGATCGCGGCCGGCGCCCGCGTGGAGATCAAGGGTGTGCAGGAACTGGACCTGATTGCCGAAGTGGTCCGGCGCGAGGTGCAGCGGCAGACGAACCTGCTCGCTATCCGCGACGAACTGAAGGGCCGCGGCGCAACAATCGGTGCAACAACCGGGACTGATGTGACGGAGCTCTTCAAAGAGACGAAGTCCGCAGTGCTGAAGAAGGCAAAGAAGATCCACGCCATCGTGCTCCCGGGCTTTGCGGGCCTTGTCGGCCGCGAGATCCAGCCGGAGCGGAGGCTCGGGAGCGAGATGTCCGATTACGCCAAGAAGTGCGGCGTGGGCGGGATTTTCCACACGGACGAGCTGCCGGCCTACGGCGTCACCGCAGAAGAGGTCGCAATGATCCGTACGCACCTGAAGGCCGGAGAGAGGGACTGCGTCATCATTGCGTCCGGCACAAGCGAGAAACAGGCTTCCTGTGCCATTGCCCAGGTCGTGACAAGGGCGCAGATCGCGCTCTCCGACAAGCCGGTTCCCGAAGAGACGCGGAAGATGCTCGAATCGGGAAGCACCGCATATATGCGCCCGCTGCCGGGCGCTGCCCGGATGTACCCGGAGACGGACGTGCTCCCGGTTACCATCAGCGAGGCACGCTGGAATGCGGTGAAGATTCCCGAGCTCCTGACGGCCCGGGCAGAGCGGTACGCAAAGGAGTACGAGATCGAGCTGCCGTACGCCCTCCAGCTGGCCGGCTCCGAGAAGCTCCCGCTCTTCGAGCGGGCAGTGAAAGAAGGCATCAGGGCCAAGCTCGCGGCGTTCACTATCCTCTCGACCGCAACAGAGTTGCGGAGGGACGGCATCGACATCGCGAAAATCCCCGACCAGGCATATCTTGATACCTGGCATGCCGTTGAGGGAGGGAAGGCCGCACGCGAGGCAATTCCCGAGATCTTCCGGAGCATTGCGGCCGGCAGCTCCTTTGAGGAGTCCTTAAAGAAACTGGCGCCCGCAGTCTCGCGCGAAGAACTCGAAGCGATTGTCCGGAAGATTATTGCCGAACGCTCGGACTTTGTCGCGCAGAAGGGCAAAGGGGCGCTCGGGCCCTTAATGGGCGTGGTTATGGCAGAGGTGCGGGGCTCCGTTGACGGGAAACTGGTCAGCGAGGTCCTGAGAAAGGAGATCGAGCGGGCATCAGGAACCAAGTAA
- a CDS encoding DUF555 domain-containing protein, with product MGDYLVTMEAAWLVRDVKTLDDAIGIAISEAGKRLNPAAKFVEVEEGFLTCPYCEETLSSAIVVADTALVGLVLEMKVFRAESKEHAERIAKSTIGKALRDVPLKLVDVQEL from the coding sequence ATGGGAGATTACCTGGTTACTATGGAAGCGGCATGGCTTGTCCGCGATGTCAAGACGCTGGACGACGCCATCGGGATCGCGATCAGCGAGGCAGGCAAACGCCTGAACCCGGCCGCAAAATTCGTTGAAGTTGAGGAAGGGTTCCTGACCTGCCCGTACTGCGAGGAGACGCTCTCGAGCGCGATCGTTGTCGCCGACACCGCGCTCGTCGGGCTCGTCCTGGAGATGAAAGTCTTCAGGGCCGAAAGTAAGGAGCATGCCGAGCGGATCGCAAAGTCGACCATCGGCAAGGCTCTCCGCGACGTGCCCTTAAAACTCGTGGATGTGCAGGAACTATGA